TTCCAAGATCGTTGCATCAAACTGTTGTGGTTGTTGACTTCCTCAGAATAGTCTTTTGAGGCTTTGGAGCAATTGGTGGAGGTGTGATTTTAGCTTTTGCATTTGATAAATTAGTACTAAAGTTAACGCGCGATCCTCCATTTTCGAGGGGAGGGCACTGGTGAGGTGGTTTTCCTTTTGCGTTGCTCAAATCACCGTGCAAATGCACATCCATGTTTCTCATGTCATACCGAACATCACAATCCGGACAGTAGCCATGGTACTGAACTTCCTCATTAAATCGAACTCTTTCCCGTGTGACTTGCTGATATTTGTTTTTATCGACTCTGGGCACTGGCGGCTGTTTATGCAATTTTCCTGGATTGCTACCAGGGAGACAGCATACATCTCCATTTGGCATTTTGTCTGTCTTACACAATACTGCTCCATTTCGAAGCAAGGCCCCGTTGGTCCTCAGAGGGTTAGCGCAGTAAGGGGGTTTACAAGGATCCTCGTATCGGATTGGTGTCAATCGTGGAGGCGGAGGTGGGGGATTGGTCTTCTTTAGCACCGTTAGGATTGCTGATGAAGTCACTGTTGTCTTACAAATTGTTCTAACTGAGTGCACTTTGACCTTATCGAGGCTTGAGGCAGTTGTATTACTTGAGGTGCTATTTATAGTGTCAGTCTTGGAGCTGTCAGTCATTTCCTCCTCCAGCTGGAGGTCACAGGTAAGATGGTCTATTTGGTCAACTACCTGCACATAATGGGAAACAACAGTGAGAATGTTATGCACATGAAAGCTTCGAAACCCACAGACAAAGGAAGTGGACCATCAATCATCATCTTATATGCAGCATGTAAGCATATTCCCTCTAGTCTGCCCAGTGCACAAACAATTGCAATATTTTTTAAGCCCAAAGTAATGCTGTGATCTGTTAAGCTATTTATCATCCTGATTTTACATCCTACAACTCCCTATGCTGTATCCACCTCATGAAACTTATTTTTTTATAAGCAATCAATATTACTGTTTAAAATGACTTGCTCACAACCATTCAGCTGGAATGCATATTTTTACAGAACCAAGGAAGAAATCACTTACTTTAATGTCTTGAAATCTTATAGCATTTATATACAGCAAAAAAattctgaacaaggaacactgATCAAAATAAAGTGTAAGTGCACATTAATTGCACACTTCAAGCTTCTGATTTCCATATAGAAGCTAGTGCTACTTTACATGCAAATCCTTTTTGCATGAATCCTTTTCAGCTCAACCAGATGAGCAAAACATTACTTCATGCACCTGAATACAAAATATAAGTATCAAaagctggggagaaggcaggagaatgggggtagtagggagagatagatcagccatgattgaatggtggagtagacttgatgggccgagtggcctaattctattcctatcacttatgatctcactTATGAAAAACTATGATGACATCTACTAAACTTGAGATATTTTTATGGCTATGTTCATTTTAATATGGGATAGTTGTAAATTAACGAAAGGGGCCTGA
This portion of the Leucoraja erinacea ecotype New England chromosome 3, Leri_hhj_1, whole genome shotgun sequence genome encodes:
- the prr16 gene encoding protein Largen isoform X2, with the translated sequence MSGNSKQPEGAACKAKVVDQIDHLTCDLQLEEEMTDSSKTDTINSTSSNTTASSLDKVKVHSVRTICKTTVTSSAILTVLKKTNPPPPPPRLTPIRYEDPCKPPYCANPLRTNGALLRNGAVLCKTDKMPNGDVCCLPGSNPGKLHKQPPVPRVDKNKYQQVTRERVRFNEEVQYHGYCPDCDVRYDMRNMDVHLHGDLSNAKGKPPHQCPPLENGGSRVNFSTNLSNAKAKITPPPIAPKPQKTILRKSTTTTV
- the prr16 gene encoding protein Largen isoform X1, producing the protein MSGNSKQPEGAACKAKVKEQIKTIVDDLELVLGDLKDVAKELKEVVDQIDHLTCDLQLEEEMTDSSKTDTINSTSSNTTASSLDKVKVHSVRTICKTTVTSSAILTVLKKTNPPPPPPRLTPIRYEDPCKPPYCANPLRTNGALLRNGAVLCKTDKMPNGDVCCLPGSNPGKLHKQPPVPRVDKNKYQQVTRERVRFNEEVQYHGYCPDCDVRYDMRNMDVHLHGDLSNAKGKPPHQCPPLENGGSRVNFSTNLSNAKAKITPPPIAPKPQKTILRKSTTTTV
- the prr16 gene encoding protein Largen isoform X3, whose protein sequence is MTDSSKTDTINSTSSNTTASSLDKVKVHSVRTICKTTVTSSAILTVLKKTNPPPPPPRLTPIRYEDPCKPPYCANPLRTNGALLRNGAVLCKTDKMPNGDVCCLPGSNPGKLHKQPPVPRVDKNKYQQVTRERVRFNEEVQYHGYCPDCDVRYDMRNMDVHLHGDLSNAKGKPPHQCPPLENGGSRVNFSTNLSNAKAKITPPPIAPKPQKTILRKSTTTTV